The DNA segment TTCATCTCGGTCGTCGTCTCGGGGATTCCGGACGAGCAGGCAAAGCGCGCCCGCCAGATCGGGCTCGCTTTGGCGCTGCTGTTTCGTATCCTGTTGCTCAGCCTTCTCGTATGGCTGATCGGGCTCACCCGCGACGTCTTCATGGTAAACAACGTCGCGTTTTCCTGGCGCGACATCATACTCATCGCCGGCGGGCTGTTTCTGATCGCAAAGGCCACCCACGAAATTCATCGTGAAGTCGAAGCCGATCCGGATATGCGGTCCAATTCCGGTGGATCGGCCTTTTTCAAGGTGATTGCCGAGATCACGGTGATCGACATCGTGTTTTCGCTTGATTCGATTATCACGGCGATCGGCATGGCGCAGGAACTTGCGATCATGATTTCGGCGGTCGTGATCGCGTGCGCGGTGATGTATGCGGCCTCGGGCCCGGTGTCGCGATTTGTCGCGGAGCATCCGACCACCAAGATGCTGGCGCTGGCGTTTCTGGTTTTGATCGGCGTCGCGCTGGTCGCTGACGGCTTCAAATTCCATATTCCGCGCGGCTACATCTACTTCGCGATTGCGTTTTCCGCGATGGTGGAGCTGTTCAACGTGCTGGCCAGGCGCAATCGCAGCAAAGGTTAAGATTTAGGGATTGGGACGTGCCGAGTTGACAACACGGCCTTGATGTCATTCGCTCGCGACAACGAAGCACAAAGGAGATGGGCGATGACCAAAGCCGTGCGGGTCCACAAGGTGGGAGGTCCCGAGGCCCTGGTCTATGAGGACACCGAACTGGCCCCGCCGGGCCCCGGCGAGATCCGCATTCGCCAGCACGCCGTCGGGCTGAACTTCATCGATACTTACTATCGCACCGGTCTCTACAAGGCGCCCGGCATGCCCTTCATCGTCGGCAACGAGGCCTCGGGCGAGGTTGTCGCGGTCGGTCCGGGCGTAACCAATTTTCATCCGGGCGATCGCGTCGCCTATTACGTCAACCTCGGCGCTTATGCCGCCGAACGCAACATTCCCTGGGAAAGGCTGGTCAAGCTCCCCGATCACATCACCTACGAGCAGGGCGCGGTGCTGATGCTGAAGGGGCTGACCGTCTGGTACCTGCTGCACAAGACGTTCAAGGTCGAGCCGCACCACCGCGTCTTGATTCACGCGGCGGCCGGCGGCATCGGTCTGTTGGCCTGCCAATGGGCGAGGGCGCTCGGCGCGCACGTCATCGGCACGGTCGGCTCCAAGGCCAAGGCGGATCTTGCGCTCGCCAACGGCTGCGACCACGTCATCCTCTATAATGAGGAAGATTTCGTCGCGCGCGTCAAACAAATCAGCCGCAACGAGTTGTGCGACGTGGTCTATGACGGCGTCGGCAAAACGACGTTTCCGGGTTCGCTGTCGTGCCTGAAGCCGCGCGGCCTGTTCGTGAGCTTCGGTAGCGCGTCGGGGCCGGTGCCGCCGTTTGCGATCGCCGAACTCAATAATCACGGCTCGCTGTTTGCGACCCGGCCGAAGCTCAACGATTATATCGGCAAACGCTACGAACTGCTCGAAGGCGCCGACACGCTGTTTGCCGCCGTCATCAACGGCAAACTGCACGTGCCGATCAACCACGCCTACGCGCTGAAGGATGCCGCCAAGGCCCATGCCGACCTCGAAAGCCGCGCCACCACCGGGGCGTCGATCCTCAAGCCGTAACTAGGCTCGGGCTCAAGCGACCCTACGGGCCGCGCCCGCTTTGGTCAGTAGTCCGTCCAGAGAATCGATCATCAGATCAATCTCTTGACGCCTGACATTGAGGGCCGGCATGAATCGCAAACTGTCGGGCCGCGGCGCGTTGAGAAGCACACCGGCGTCCAGCGCATCGGCCACGATCGAGGGGGCGATCGGCATCCGCAGATCGAGCGCTAGCAGCAAGCCCCGGCCGCGAACTTCACCGAGACCGTGACGCGCCGAGAGCCGTTGAAGTTCGCTCTCCAGATAAAGCCCGGTTTCCGTTACGCACTTCAGGAAGGCCGGCGCCGCGACTTGTTCGAGCACGGCAAGACCGGCCGCGCACATCAGTGCGTTGCCATTGAACGTTCCGCCCTGATCGCCATGCTCGAAGCAGGACACGGCCTCGGTCGCGAGCAGCGCTGCGAGCGGCACGCCGCCACCGAGCCCCTTGCCGAGCGTCATGATATCAGGCGCTATTCCCGTATGCTCGTAATGGAAGAGCTTGCCGGTGCGGGCGATGCCGGTCTGGATTTCATCGAAGATCAGAAGCAGGCCGTGCGCGGAGGTCAGCGCGCGCAACTCGCGCAAGAACTCGTCGCTCGCCGGCCAGACGCCGGCCTCGCCCTGGATCGGCTCCAGCATCACTGCCACCGTGTTGGCGTTGATCAGTTTTTCGACGGAGGCGAGATCGTGCCAGCGTGCTTTACGAAATCCGGACACCTTGGGCTCGAACAGAGGTTCAAAAGCCTTCTTGCCGGAAGATGGGGTTATCGGCCGGCCCAGCTTGTGGATAGCTGAAGATTTTGGGTGCTGCGCTTCAGGCTGATGGTGAAACGAGGTCCGTGGTAACGGCCTCAAGCATCAGAAGGAGAAGCGCAGCATGGACCATTTTGCTGGATTGGACGTATCGGTCAAGGAGACAAGTGTCTGCATTGTGGATGACACGGGCAGGATCGCGAAGGAATTAAGGGTAGCAAGCGAGCCAGACGCTCTGCTGCGGGTTCTGGGGAACCCGGCCTACCGTTTCAAGCGGATCGGATTGGAGGCTGGGCCGCTGTCGCAATGGCTTTTCGGTGCGCTTGCCGAAGCAGGCTTGCCTGTCATCTGTGTCGAGACGCGGCACATGCGGGCGGTTCTGAAGGCGCAGATCAACAAGACGGATCGCAACGATGCGCGCGGTATGGCCCAGATGATGCGGGCGGGGCTTTATCGCCCGGTGCATGTGAAGACGCTACGCAGTCAGAAACTGCGAGTGCTGTTGACCCATCGCAAACTGCTGCAGTCCAAGGCCATCGCCATCGATAACGACCTGCGAGGTACTTTGCGCAACTTCGGCCTCAAGGTGGGCGTGGTAGGAACGGTGAAGTTCGAGGCGCGCATCAAGGAGCTTGTCGAAAGCTTCCCGGATCTTGCTGAGTTAGTCGAACCGCTGCTGATTGTCCGGCGGACGCTTCGTGAGCAGATCGGCATTCTTCATCGTCACTTGCTGGCTATCGTTCGGAATGATGATGTGTGTCGGCGCCTGATGACCATCCCGGGTGTTGGTCCCGTTGTGGCACTGACCTATCGCGCAACTGTCGACGTGCCCGCCCGCTTCCGAAACTCCAAGGCGGTCGGGGCGGTGTTTGGGCTCACGCCTTCCAGGTATCAATCTGGCGAGATTGACCGACCCGGCGCCATATCAAGGTGCGGTGACGAGATGATGCGGGCAATGCTCTACGAAGCGGCTCATATCATGCTGGTGCGTTTGGCAAAGTGGTCCTGGCTCAAGGCCTGGGCCATGAAGATCGCCAGGCACCGCGGGATGAAGAAGGCGATCGTGGCGCTGGCGCGCCGGTTGGCGGTGATCATGCACCGCATCTGGGTTGACGGTACCGAGTTCCGATGGAGCCGGGAAGTTACAGCGGCGTGAGGACTAGCAGGATTAAACGCGATAGGAGGACACTCGAGTTCCACCGAGCGGTGGAATGATGTCCCTCACGGGACGATGGATGAGGTGAGTTCGTATGTCCGCTTGGACCCACTGTCTGTAAGACGGCAAGGCCGCCCCAAAGATTGTTCCGCCTCGTCTTCGAATCCCATACTGGAAGGGCCTTGGTGCCGATTCCGAAGAGAAGCACGAGCCCGTGGGCGACACCAACACCGCAAACATGGATAGTCTGAAAGTGCTTGACCCCTAACGGCCGATTAGAGAAGCGGACATCGTCGCTAGCGTCCGCCCATGAAAGCCGCCTTCGAAGGTGATGATCTCATACGCGCCATTTTTACGTAGAGAACCATATTTGCGCGCGAGCTTGATCGCGCCTTCGTTGGCTTCGGCGCCGGAATTGGCGAAGAACACCCGATCGAAGCGGCTCAGATCCGTGAGCGCTGTCGCGAGCTTTACGCTGGTGTCGTTATGATAGGCCGGGCTTGGCGTGATCAGGCGCTTGGCCTGCTCCGCAATCGCTTCAATGAGCGCGGGCGGTGAGTGGCCGAGGCAGTTGACCGCCCAGCCCTGGATGAAATCGAGATAACGCCTGCCGCTGTCGTCCCAGAGATAGGAACCCTTGCCGCGCACGAAGGCGATCGGCGGGCGGGCGGTGATCTCCATCAGCGCGTCGAACGAATGCGTGGCGTAAGTCATGTCGAACTCTCCTTAGCGTGGGTAAGAGGGCAGCCGAAAAGAAAGAAGGCCGCTCCTTTTGGGGTGCGGCCTTCTCGAAACGCTGCTGATTTGGTTATTTCAGCTTGATCGTCGGACATGGCGCACCCCATCGTCGTCACAGGAGTGACGGCGGCAGCGGGCGCGGGCGATGGTCCGGTTCGAAATCATGAGGCGCGCTGATACAGCCGAACGGCAGGAACTGTCAAGGGCATTAAAATCCGGCGACCGTTCCGTGCAGGTCATATTCGTCGGAGCGTTCGATCTTCGCCGTGACGATCTCGCCGACTTTTAGCGGCCTGCGGCTCGTGACGTAAACCGACCCGTCGATCTCCGGCGCGTCCGCCTTTGAACGACCCTTGGCAACGGTTGGGCCGACTTCGTCGATCATCACCTGCTGGCGGGTGCCGATTTTTCGTTTGAGACGCCGTGCGGAAATCTTCTGCTGCCGCGCCATCAGCGCATTCCAGCGCTCCTGTTTGACTTCGTCAGGCACGACGGGGCCAAGCGCATTCGCCGGTGCGCCGGCGACGGGCTCGTATTTGAAGCAACCGAGGCGGTCGATCTCCGCTCCCTCGAGCCAATCGAGCAGTTCGGCAAAATCCGAATCGGTCTCGCCGGGAAAGCCGACGATGAAGGTTGAGCGCAGCGCCAACTCTGGACATTGCGCACGCCAGCTCTTGATCCGCGACAGCGTCTTCTCCTGCGCGGCCGGACGCTTCATGGCTTTGAGAACTTCCGGGCTTGCGTGCTGAAAGGGGATATCGAGGTAGGGCAACACCTTGCCGTCGTTCATCAGGCCGATGACCTCGTCGACATGCGGGTAGGGGTAGACATATTGCAGCCGTATCCACACGCCGAATTCGCCGAGCGCCTGCGCCAGATCGAAGAACTTCGCGCGGACCTCGCGGTCCTTCCATGGCGTGGCGGCATATTTGATGTCGACCCCATACGCCGAGGTGTCCTGCGAGATGACAAGCAATTCTTTCACGCCGGCAGCCACCAGCCGCTCGGCCTCGCGCAGCACGTCGTTGGCCGGACGCGACACCAGATCGCCGCGCAGTTTCGGGATGATGCAGAACGAGCAGCGGTTGTTGCAGCCTTCGGAAATCTTCAAGTAAGCGTAGTGCCGCGGCGTCAGCTTGACGCCCTGCGGCGGCACCAGATCAAGATGCGGATTGTGCGCGGGCGGCAGGGCGCGATGCACGGCTTCGAGCACGCTCTCATATTGCTGGGGTCCGGTGATCGAGAGTACACCCGGATAGGCCTTCTCGATCTGCTCGGGTTCGGCGCCCATGCAGCCGGTGACGATGACCTTGCCATTTTCGGCCATGGCGTCGCCGATCGCGGAAAGCGATTCCTGCTTGGCGCTGTCGAGAAAACCGCAGGTGTTGACGATGACGATATCGGCACCGTCATGCTTGCGCGCGAGCTCATAGCCTTCGGCGCGCAGCCGCGTGATGATGCGCTCGGAATCCACCAAGGCCTTGGGGCATCCAAGCGAAACGAAACTGACTTTAGGCGCGGCGGCCTGCGACATCTTTGAACTGTCCAGATAATTCGGCACGAGCTAATCCCAATCGTGCACAAATACAAGGCTTTGAGCCGGACCATTTCGACGTGCTATCAATACACTGCCGGAAGCTGGTGAACGATGGGCGCCGAGTCGTCTCCCAAGATTGCAATTGTCGACGAAAGCCCGATCCGCGCCGCTATCCTCGAGGAAGGGTTGCGGGAGGCGGGCTTTACCGACGTCGTGCGCATCGAGGAAATGCAAAGCCTTTTGAGCCGCATCTATGCGCTCGATCCCGATGTCATCGTCATCGATCTCGAAAATCCCAGCCGCGATATCCTGGAACAGATGTTCCAGGTCAGCCGCGCGGTGCGCCGGCCGATCGCGATGTTCGTGGACCAAAGCGACGCCGCTTCGATCCAGGCCTCCGTCGACGCCGGAGTTTCCGCCTATATCGTCGACGGCCTGAAGAAAGAGCGCCTCAAGCCGATCCTTGATCTCTGCATCTCCCGCTTCAACGCCTTCTCGAAGCTCCAGGACGAACTCGACCGCGCCAAATCGGCGCTGGAGGACCGCAAGATCATCGAGCGGGCCAAGGGCATCCTGATGAAACTGAAAGGCCTGACCGAAGACGAGGCCTATGTGCTGCTGCGATCGACGGCCATGCGTGAGAAGAAAAAAATCGGCGAAATCGCCCAGTCGATCCTGACGGCGTCGGAGCTCCTGAAATGACAACCCCGCTCCAAATCGGCTTTATCCCCCTGATCGATGCCGCAGCAGTGATCACCGCCGTCGAGAAGGGCTTTACCAGGTCCGAAGGCCTCGACGTGAAGCTCGTTCGCGAGGTGTCGTGGTCGAACGTTCGCGACAAGCTTAATATCGGCCTGTTCGACGCCGCGCATATTCTGGCCCCGCTTCCAATCGCCTCCAGCCTTGGGCTTGGACATATCAAAGTGCCGATGGTCGTGCCGCTGACGCTAAACCTCAACGGCAATGCGATTACGGTGTCGCCGGCGCTGCATGCGGCGATCATGGCGGAGATCGACGGCGATCCCTTTGATCCGATGGCGACCGCAAAAGCGCTGTCGCGGGTCGTGGCCGCGCGGCGGCGAAGCGGCGGCGAACCGCCAACCTTCGGCATGACCTTTCCGTTTTCGACGCATAACTATCAGCTTCGGTTCTGGATGGCCGCCGGTGGCGTCGATCCCGACGAGGATGTGCGTCTGGTTGTGCTGCCGCCGCCGTTCATGGTCGAGAGCATCGCCAGCGGCCAGATCGACGGATTCTGTGTCGGCGCACCGTGGAACTCGATTGCGGTCGACCGTGGTGTGGGCCGAATCCTGCACTTTGGTTCGGACATCCTCCAGCGCGCGGCGGAGAAGGTGCTGGCCGTTCGCCAGCAATGGGCCGAGAAAAATCCGCAAACGATGTCAGCGCTGGTTCGCGCGGTGTTTCGTGCCGCCGAATTTGCGGAAGCGCCCGACAACCGGCGCGAAGTCGCGCAGATTCTGGCGAGGAGCGAATATATCGGCGTCGATGCCAGCGTGATCCTGCGAACGCTGGAGGGGCGGTTGAAGATTGCCCCTGACGGCACTATCCGCGAAGGCGATCGATATATTCTGTTCGCGCGCGAGGAAGCGTCCGTGCCTGATCCGGTTCAGGCGGCCTGGCTCTACGCGCAGATGGTGCGTTGGCGTCAGACGGCGATGAGCCCGGAGGCGCTCAAAGCCGCCCAGGACACGTTCCGGCCGGACCTCTATGGCGCTGCACTCGGAAGTACCGGTCTGCCGCAACCGGGCTCCAAAGCCCTCGGCGCCTTTGCTGGGCCGCGCTTCGACGCGGGCAACATCGAAGCCTATTTCGCGTCGTTAGCGGCCGGGCAGGGATAGCATCGAAGCTCCGCGTTGAGACAAAAACGGGCAGGCCCGTGAATCGGCTAGTTTTTAGGCTTGGTGCCCAAGATTCGCAGAACGCCTAGGCGAACGGAACTTCATTTCTTCTATATAACCTATTGAAATAACTATATTTCGATCAAGGAATCATCATGGCACGCAACTTGAATGTTGCAGTGCAGCCAGCACGCTGACGCCCGCTGGCTTTCGTCCAATGGACTTTCACAGCAACGAAGCTGGTCGGGCCGGATGAAGCAGAGGTCGGCGGTTTCCGCCGGGCCGATGCTTGCTCCGCCAAGTGCCTTTTCCCCGAAGGCCGCGAGTCTGCGGCACAGGAGCTTCGTTGCGCGCCATGAAGATTGACACTCTCCCGGTCGAGTTTACCGACGAGCAGAAGCGTTACCTCGAGGGTTTCACGACGGGCTTGCAGATCAGCCGGGTCGGGCGCGGCCTCGGTGGCGGCGCGGCCAAGGCCAACGCGGAGCCGGCCGGACCGGATGCTGCACACGTCAAGGCGCAGGACCTCGCTCTCGCCTCCGGCAAAAAGCTCGCCGACCAGGAGAAGTTCAAGCGCGACGAACATCCCTTTGATGCCTATCCGCGACTGAAGCAGCAGGCGCTGACGAACGCGCCACCGTCGCCGGCCGATAATTTTCGCTGGCGCTATTACGGCCTGTTCTACGTCGCGCCTGCGCAAGACTCCTACATGTGCCGCCTGCGCATTCCGAACGGCATTCTCAAGCACTGGCAGCTTGCCGGCCTCGCCGATCTCATCGAACCGCTGTGCGGTCCCTTCAGCCACGTGACGACCCGCGCCAATCTTCAGGTGCGCGAAATTCCGCCGAAAAACGCGGTCGCTCTGATCGAAGGCATTCAGGACCTCGGCCTGTGCTCGCGCGGCTCCGGCGCCGACAACATCCGCAACGTCACGGGCACGCCGACCGCCGGCATCGATCCGCAGGAACTGATCGATACCCGTGAATATGCCCGGGAGTGGCACTTTCACATTCTCAACGACCGCTCGCTTTATGGATTGCCGCGCAAATTCAACGTCGCCTTCGACGGCGCGGGCCGGATCGCGGTGCTGGAAGACACCAACGACATCGCCTTCGCAGGCGTCGAAGTGAAGGACGGCTTTGGTGTCGAACCCGGAGTGTGGTTTCGTTTAGGGATCGGCGGCATCACCGGCCACAAGGACTTTGCCAAGGAAACCGGCATCATCGTCAAACCGGCGGACGCCACCAAGGTGGCGGACGCGATCGTGCGCGCCTTCATCGATACCGGCGACCGCACCAATCGCCTGAAGGCGCGCCTGAAATATGTCATCGACAACATCGGCATGGAGAAATTCCTTGGACTGGTCGAAGCAAAACTTGGCCATGCCCTGCCGCGTGTTCCGCCGGAAGCGATGGCGCCGCGGCCCGCCTTCGACCGGATGGCTCATATTGGCGTTCACAAGCAGAAGCAGGACGGCCTGAACTGGATCGGGGTCGCGTTGCCGCTCGGCAAGGCGACCTGCGAGCAGATGCGCGGTCTCGCCAGAATCGCTGCCGATTTCGGCGACGGAGAGATCCGGCTGACCGTCTGGCAGAACCTGCTCATTTCAGGCGTAAGCGACACCAACGTCGAACTGGCGGTCAAGGCCATCGAGGCGATCGGGCTTTCGATCACGGCCTCGAACATTCGCGCCGGGCTCATCGCCTGCACCGGCAACGCCGGCTGCAAGTTTGCCGCCTCCGACACCAAGGCGCATGCGGCCGCGATCGGCGACTGGTGCGACGGCCGCATCGAGGTCGATACGCCGCTGAACATCCATCTGACCGGCTGCCACCATTCCTGCGCACAACATTACATCAGCGATATCGGCCTGATCGCCGCCAAAGTGCCGGTCGGCGATAGCGACGATACGGTCGAGGGCTATCATCTGTTCGCAGGCGGAGGATTCGGGCCCGACGCCGACATCGGCCACGAGGTCTATCACGACCTCAAGGCCGAGGACGCGCCGCAGACAGTCGAGAAGCTGCTCAAGGCCTATCTCGCACATCGCGCCAATCCATCCGAAACCTTCCTGACATTCGCTCGCCGCCACGACGGCGAGAGCCTGCGTAAGCTCGCGGACGCGGAGACCTCCTCATGAACCAGATCACGCCGCCGCCGAAAATCGAGATCATCCCGTCGAGCGCACCCTTCTCGGAGGCGCAACGCTCCTGGCTCAATGGCTTCTTCGCCGGCCTTTTGAGCGACGCACCAACGCCACTTTCGGCCGAACAGGGCGCTGCCGTGATGCAAGGGGCGGACGCCGATGACGGCGAGGCCCCCTGGCACGACCAGACAATTCCGATCGCCGAGCGCATGAAGCTCGCCGAGGGACGTCCACTGCGGCGGCGCATGATGGCAGCGATGGCGCAACAGGATTGCGGCCAGTGCGGCTACAACTGCCACGACTATTCGGAGGCCATCTCGAGCAAGGCGGAAGGGCGGTTGAATTTGTGCGTCCCCGGCGGCAAGGAAACCGCGCGGATGCTGAAGTCGCTCTATGAGGAGATCGACAAGGTTCCGGCCGCAGCATCGACGCCTTCCACAACCCCTACGGCGCCCGCACCCGTCGCCGAACCCGGCCGTTCCCGCGATAACCCTGCGCCGGCAACCTTCGTCTCGCGAAGGCTGCTCAACAAGGGCGGCTCCGAGAAAGAAACCTGGCACATCGAGTTCGATCTTTCCGGCTGTGGCCTCGACTACGAGGTCGGCGACTCCTTCGGCATTTTCGCCAAGAACGAACTCGGCCATGTCGATCAGATCATCGCGCTGCTCGGCGCTTCCCATACGACGCAGGTGCGGGGCCGGACGCTGCGCGAGGTGCTGACCGATGAAGTCTCGCTCGCCCCCGCGCCGGATTCCCTGTTCGAACTGATCTCCTTCATCACCGGCGGCGCGCAGCGCGAGAAGGCAAGGGCGCTGGCGCAAGGCGACGACCCCGATGGCGATGCCGCGACGCTCGACGTGATGGCGGTCCTGCAAAAATTCTCCGGCGTTCGTCCGCACCCGGAAGCGTTTGTCGAAGCGCTCGAGCCGCTACAACCGCGGCTTTATTCGATCTCCTCGTCGCATAACGCGACACCCGGAAAATTGTCGCTGACGGTTGACTGCGTGCGTTACGTGATCGGCAAGCGCAAACGGCTCGGGCTCGCCTCCACGTTTCTTGCCGAGCGGGTCCAGCCCGGCGACGAGGTGAAGGTGTATGTGCAGAAAGCGCACGGGTTTGGCCTGCCGCAGGATTCGAAGATACCGATCATCATGATCGGACCCGGTACCGGCATTGCGCCGTTCCGCGCCTTCCTGCTCGACCGCAGGGCCACCGGCTCGGTGGGGCGCAACTGGCTGTTCTTCGGTCATCAGCGGTCGAGCTGCGACTTCTTTTATTCCGATGAACTCAACGCCATGAAGACCTCGGGTCTGCTGACGCGACTGTCGCTCGCCTGGTCGCGCGACGGCGACAAGAAGTTCTATGTGCAGGATCGCATGCGCGAGGTTGGCCGCGAATTGTGGAGCTGGCTCGCCGAAGGCGCGCATGTCTATGTCTGTGGCGACGCCAAGCGGATGGCCAAGGACGTCGAGCGCGCGCTCGTCGATATCGTGGCGCAGCATGGCGCACGGTCCACCGATGAGGCCGTCAGCTTTATCGGGGAATTGAAGAAGAAGGGCCGCTTCCAGCAAGACGTCTACTGATAGCGAAACGCACGCAATGCTGGAACCGGTTCCGGTTACTGAAAAATTGAACGAATAAAATTCCTGGAAGACTCCACGTCAGAGAAATTCCATCTGAAGTTGAGGCTCGCCGGGCAACGATATCGCTATTTTCGGCATCGTCTTGTTTCCGCCCGTAATGGCCGCTCCACTACAACGCATGTCACGTTGGAGATCGGCCATGCGCGAATTATCGGCGGAAGCCCGATTACATCTGTATGCGCGTTCGCTGTCCCGCAAAACCGGCAACGGATTTCATGCGGCCGCGCTTTATGGCGCCTTTGCCTTGATCGCGGGCGTCCTGTTCGGGACGTTGTCCGTCCATCCCTTCTAGACCCACACTGTACCGCTGTTAGGAATTGGACCACTAGACGAACTGCACGCGCATTCCGCACATTCCCAGCATGATCGCGGTCGCGATCAGCGCGCCAACGATAGCACCTCCAATCATTACCCGGTCGGCAATCGGCTTTGACACGCCGTGTCCGAGCAGCACGAGGCGCAAGCCGCTCGACAGGTGCGCGAGCACGAAGAAAACGCCGAGCCCATAATGCGGCAACAGGCGAATGTTGCGGGCGCCGCGGATCAGACCGACCGGCGCGCCGGTCGCAAAATCCCAACCGGTTTCGATCCCAAGGAAAGTTCGTCCGAGGATGAACACCGAGTCCATATGGCCGACCACGTAGAAGACAAGGTACATGCCTGAGGCGACCTGGAATGCGCGAAACGCATCCATCGGCTTCGCCATATACCGCATCGCGAAATAGAGACCGGTTCCGACCTGAAAGAACAATAAAAGCACCAGCACCGGCTCAATCAGTTTTGCCCGATAGACGGCGCGAACCGATTTCATATGGTTGGTGAGATGTAGTCCGAGAAAGATCGTGACGATCGCAAGCGCGGAAAACCCGTGCGCGACGCGGATCGCAGGCCACACCGGTTTGGCGTCGGAGGGGACTGGCCGTTCGTTGTCGGCAAGCAGGACAAACATCAGCGCGCCGATCCAGAACAGCGTCCATAGCGCAACGTCGGGAACGGGATTGCCCGCCATGAAGACGAGCACACCGAGGAAGACCAGGATCGTCGGCGCGGCGACTGATAGCGTGGCAATCCGTCTCGCCCGCAACTGGGCAAGTGTCGGATTTTCGATCGCGCCCAAACGCTGCGACATGACAAGCGCCGCCGCGGGTACCGCGAATGACAGCATCAAGGAAATGACCGCCGCAAGTATCGAAAGATAGGAGCTGTGTCCGACCTCAACAGAGGTGACCGCGTCGTTGAAGGATTTCAGCGTAAGCGGATAGACCAGCGCGGCGGCGGGGGCGATAATCATCCCCAAGCGATTGCCGATGGAGCGTGGTCGGGGCAGCGTTGCAGAAATCGTCACTGGTGACCTCTATTCTTGAATTCGCGAGCCGCCGCGATGAGGGTGTCTCGCCAGCGGTTGACATGACCTCCTATCTCCTGAAATTGGTTTCGGGGAGGTCCAATTTGATGGCCATTTCACCGACCACTTTGAAGCGGCGGCGGCAAACGCTGCTCGACCTTCCGTTACGGCTCGATCCCGCACGTGGCAGCCAGTCGCTTCAAGTCCATGCCAGCTTGCGCAGCGCCATCCTCGAAGGCCGGTTGACGGCAGGACTTCGTCTGCCATCGAGCCGTGACCTCGCCAGGCAGTTCCGGGTACGGCGCA comes from the Bradyrhizobium erythrophlei genome and includes:
- a CDS encoding TerC family protein, which codes for MIELLTSPEAWAALLTLTALEIVLGIDNVIFISVVVSGIPDEQAKRARQIGLALALLFRILLLSLLVWLIGLTRDVFMVNNVAFSWRDIILIAGGLFLIAKATHEIHREVEADPDMRSNSGGSAFFKVIAEITVIDIVFSLDSIITAIGMAQELAIMISAVVIACAVMYAASGPVSRFVAEHPTTKMLALAFLVLIGVALVADGFKFHIPRGYIYFAIAFSAMVELFNVLARRNRSKG
- a CDS encoding CmpA/NrtA family ABC transporter substrate-binding protein, translating into MTTPLQIGFIPLIDAAAVITAVEKGFTRSEGLDVKLVREVSWSNVRDKLNIGLFDAAHILAPLPIASSLGLGHIKVPMVVPLTLNLNGNAITVSPALHAAIMAEIDGDPFDPMATAKALSRVVAARRRSGGEPPTFGMTFPFSTHNYQLRFWMAAGGVDPDEDVRLVVLPPPFMVESIASGQIDGFCVGAPWNSIAVDRGVGRILHFGSDILQRAAEKVLAVRQQWAEKNPQTMSALVRAVFRAAEFAEAPDNRREVAQILARSEYIGVDASVILRTLEGRLKIAPDGTIREGDRYILFAREEASVPDPVQAAWLYAQMVRWRQTAMSPEALKAAQDTFRPDLYGAALGSTGLPQPGSKALGAFAGPRFDAGNIEAYFASLAAGQG
- a CDS encoding IS110 family transposase, with amino-acid sequence MDHFAGLDVSVKETSVCIVDDTGRIAKELRVASEPDALLRVLGNPAYRFKRIGLEAGPLSQWLFGALAEAGLPVICVETRHMRAVLKAQINKTDRNDARGMAQMMRAGLYRPVHVKTLRSQKLRVLLTHRKLLQSKAIAIDNDLRGTLRNFGLKVGVVGTVKFEARIKELVESFPDLAELVEPLLIVRRTLREQIGILHRHLLAIVRNDDVCRRLMTIPGVGPVVALTYRATVDVPARFRNSKAVGAVFGLTPSRYQSGEIDRPGAISRCGDEMMRAMLYEAAHIMLVRLAKWSWLKAWAMKIARHRGMKKAIVALARRLAVIMHRIWVDGTEFRWSREVTAA
- a CDS encoding ANTAR domain-containing response regulator, whose product is MGAESSPKIAIVDESPIRAAILEEGLREAGFTDVVRIEEMQSLLSRIYALDPDVIVIDLENPSRDILEQMFQVSRAVRRPIAMFVDQSDAASIQASVDAGVSAYIVDGLKKERLKPILDLCISRFNAFSKLQDELDRAKSALEDRKIIERAKGILMKLKGLTEDEAYVLLRSTAMREKKKIGEIAQSILTASELLK
- the rimO gene encoding 30S ribosomal protein S12 methylthiotransferase RimO, whose protein sequence is MSQAAAPKVSFVSLGCPKALVDSERIITRLRAEGYELARKHDGADIVIVNTCGFLDSAKQESLSAIGDAMAENGKVIVTGCMGAEPEQIEKAYPGVLSITGPQQYESVLEAVHRALPPAHNPHLDLVPPQGVKLTPRHYAYLKISEGCNNRCSFCIIPKLRGDLVSRPANDVLREAERLVAAGVKELLVISQDTSAYGVDIKYAATPWKDREVRAKFFDLAQALGEFGVWIRLQYVYPYPHVDEVIGLMNDGKVLPYLDIPFQHASPEVLKAMKRPAAQEKTLSRIKSWRAQCPELALRSTFIVGFPGETDSDFAELLDWLEGAEIDRLGCFKYEPVAGAPANALGPVVPDEVKQERWNALMARQQKISARRLKRKIGTRQQVMIDEVGPTVAKGRSKADAPEIDGSVYVTSRRPLKVGEIVTAKIERSDEYDLHGTVAGF
- a CDS encoding quinone oxidoreductase family protein codes for the protein MTKAVRVHKVGGPEALVYEDTELAPPGPGEIRIRQHAVGLNFIDTYYRTGLYKAPGMPFIVGNEASGEVVAVGPGVTNFHPGDRVAYYVNLGAYAAERNIPWERLVKLPDHITYEQGAVLMLKGLTVWYLLHKTFKVEPHHRVLIHAAAGGIGLLACQWARALGAHVIGTVGSKAKADLALANGCDHVILYNEEDFVARVKQISRNELCDVVYDGVGKTTFPGSLSCLKPRGLFVSFGSASGPVPPFAIAELNNHGSLFATRPKLNDYIGKRYELLEGADTLFAAVINGKLHVPINHAYALKDAAKAHADLESRATTGASILKP